Proteins encoded within one genomic window of Streptomyces taklimakanensis:
- a CDS encoding MFS transporter: protein MTTNPVAPTTAAVPSPVPLSPRSAGLRYGALFGPAVFGVTAAGVALPDVASSLNTTASAAAWVLTAHALALGVGTALFGRLADSRGVRASMLIGSVVLAVGAVICLLAPNIGVLVAGRFVLAAGSGAMTSNALALSASSDPADRPRVLAGFGATMAVFSASATLAGGVFTQWVTWRITLVLPALSLLAVPLCLRPAAARRGSGRPLDLPGAVLLTVAAMSFLLLLQVSALSLSAPVVVALGAALVLAGAGLVLRVRSSESSFVPRGLVTDSTFLRAAATGVGVYAGLFGAMYAVPQVLVREHGWSVLAVGAWLLPGAVVGAVLSRFAGRLAGSGGRLLSVIAGATAVALAGSLLAEAAFLPVVGASLGFAAFAVTQVVTTGLMSTRIEPALRGGAMGLLNLAFFVGGGVGSAAAGALVKSVSLTGVVGAVAVFPLLAVPLALTLDRRDR, encoded by the coding sequence ATGACCACCAATCCGGTCGCGCCCACCACCGCGGCTGTCCCCAGTCCGGTCCCCCTCAGCCCCCGCTCCGCCGGCCTGCGCTACGGAGCCCTCTTCGGTCCCGCGGTCTTCGGAGTCACCGCGGCGGGCGTCGCGCTCCCCGACGTCGCCTCCTCCCTGAACACCACCGCCTCGGCCGCCGCCTGGGTGCTGACCGCGCACGCCCTCGCGCTCGGCGTGGGGACGGCGCTCTTCGGTCGGCTCGCCGACTCCCGCGGAGTGCGCGCCTCCATGCTGATCGGCTCGGTGGTGCTGGCGGTCGGGGCCGTGATCTGTCTGCTGGCCCCCAACATCGGAGTCCTGGTCGCCGGCCGGTTCGTCCTGGCGGCCGGGTCCGGCGCCATGACGTCGAACGCCCTGGCCCTCTCCGCCTCCTCCGACCCGGCCGACCGCCCCAGGGTCCTGGCCGGGTTCGGCGCGACCATGGCGGTCTTCTCCGCGAGCGCCACCCTCGCGGGCGGGGTGTTCACCCAGTGGGTCACCTGGCGCATCACCCTCGTCCTGCCGGCGCTCTCCCTGCTCGCCGTCCCGCTGTGCCTGCGCCCGGCCGCGGCCCGGCGCGGCTCCGGCCGGCCGCTGGACCTGCCGGGTGCCGTCCTGCTCACCGTCGCGGCGATGTCGTTCCTGCTCCTGCTCCAGGTCTCCGCCCTCAGCCTGTCCGCCCCCGTCGTGGTCGCGCTCGGTGCCGCCCTGGTGCTGGCCGGCGCCGGCCTGGTGCTGCGCGTCCGTTCCTCGGAGTCCTCGTTCGTGCCCCGCGGGCTGGTCACGGACAGCACCTTCCTGCGCGCCGCCGCCACCGGCGTCGGGGTGTACGCGGGCCTGTTCGGCGCGATGTACGCGGTGCCGCAGGTCCTGGTCCGCGAGCACGGCTGGAGCGTCCTGGCCGTCGGCGCCTGGCTGCTGCCCGGTGCCGTGGTCGGCGCGGTGCTCTCCCGCTTCGCCGGGCGACTCGCCGGGAGCGGCGGCAGGCTGCTGTCCGTGATCGCCGGCGCCACGGCCGTGGCGCTCGCCGGCTCCCTGCTCGCGGAGGCGGCCTTCCTGCCCGTCGTCGGAGCCTCCCTCGGTTTCGCCGCCTTCGCCGTCACCCAGGTCGTCACGACCGGGCTGATGTCCACCCGCATCGAACCGGCGCTGCGAGGCGGCGCCATGGGCCTGCTGAACCTGGCCTTCTTCGTCGGGGGCGGCGTGGGCAGCGCCGCCGCGGGGGCCCTGGTGAAGTCCGTGTCCCTGACGGGCGTGGTGGGGGCCGTCGCGGTCTTCCCGCTCCTGGCCGTCCCGCTCGCCCTCACCCTCGACCGGCGCGACCGCTAG
- a CDS encoding LuxR C-terminal-related transcriptional regulator, which yields MTGPSSSRIEVGRTELLSRAAKATDALGMFAEASHHLRRLMPYDAAVWRVTDPLTGMMAAPIRAENLDEGGCAVYWESELFTENINLFRDLARAPVPVAGLRESTGDLPARSSLYQEFMRPRGLQDELRAVLRIGGRPHGHISLFRAKGRPAFGATEMKLIESLVTPLAKRLRAFAEPTPQALPDARHGPGLLLFDASGALLSANEDARAHLEDLPDGPATSFQLGLRVPAWVQSTALKARAIAQERDRGQARVRVRTRSGRWLVCHASCLREADGKLGPSAVVIEPAKTSEIVPLIVEAYELTERETEVTRLIARGLPTGEIAERLHLSPHTVRDHVKRVFEKVGVSSRGELVGKLFTEYYAPFADDGMVRVHDA from the coding sequence GTGACCGGTCCGAGCTCCTCCCGAATCGAAGTCGGCCGTACCGAACTGCTCTCGCGGGCCGCGAAGGCCACCGACGCGCTCGGCATGTTCGCCGAGGCCTCGCACCACCTGCGCAGGCTCATGCCCTACGACGCGGCGGTCTGGCGGGTCACCGATCCGCTGACCGGGATGATGGCCGCCCCGATCCGCGCCGAGAACCTCGACGAGGGCGGGTGTGCCGTCTACTGGGAGAGCGAGCTGTTCACCGAGAACATCAACCTCTTCCGGGATCTCGCCCGGGCCCCCGTGCCGGTCGCCGGACTGCGCGAGTCCACCGGGGACCTCCCGGCGCGCAGCAGCCTGTACCAGGAGTTCATGCGCCCGCGCGGACTCCAGGACGAGCTGCGCGCCGTCCTGCGGATCGGCGGACGTCCCCACGGCCACATCAGCCTCTTCCGGGCGAAGGGGCGCCCCGCGTTCGGCGCCACCGAGATGAAGCTGATCGAGAGCCTGGTCACCCCACTGGCCAAGAGGTTGCGCGCCTTCGCGGAGCCCACCCCCCAGGCCCTGCCCGACGCCCGACACGGTCCCGGGCTGCTCCTGTTCGACGCGTCCGGAGCGCTGCTCTCGGCCAACGAGGACGCGCGTGCCCATCTGGAGGACCTGCCCGACGGGCCGGCCACCTCCTTCCAGCTCGGTCTGCGCGTCCCGGCCTGGGTGCAGTCGACCGCCTTGAAGGCGCGCGCCATCGCCCAGGAGCGGGACCGCGGACAGGCCCGCGTGCGGGTGCGCACCCGCAGCGGGCGGTGGCTGGTCTGTCACGCCTCGTGCCTGCGCGAGGCCGACGGGAAGCTGGGCCCTTCCGCGGTGGTCATCGAGCCGGCGAAGACGTCGGAGATCGTCCCGCTGATCGTCGAGGCGTACGAGCTGACGGAGCGGGAGACGGAGGTGACCCGGCTCATCGCCCGGGGACTGCCCACCGGGGAGATCGCCGAGCGGCTCCACCTCTCCCCGCACACGGTGCGCGATCACGTCAAGAGGGTCTTCGAGAAGGTGGGGGTCTCCAGCCGGGGCGAGCTGGTGGGGAAGCTGTTCACGGAGTACTACGCCCCGTTCGCGGACGACGGCATGGTGCGCGTCCACGACGCCTGA
- a CDS encoding phenazine biosynthesis protein codes for MTPVADTEFDAHIRKLTAWHFGEDTGSPFWLGKRGTLGFDPIADVQGIDDLTRFPDVSAELRTVPAQDLIPRGLADRSFRVYDSGGTTGSPKRIVDSGYRSHMLEWARRRLVESGVPEGGNWLHLGPSGPHVIGFDVARYAALGGGVFYTVDLDPRWVKRLLAEGREDDADEYVQHLLDQAETILRTQDVAVLNITPPLLEALCARGELYEMVRAKVRAVIWAGTSISTESLRQIDEVFFPDAAVVGIYGNSLMGVAPQRPAAPGDPHPCVFEPFPATTRLELVDGEGRRVGYGERGRVRLHLVTEEMFLPNILERDSAIRVEPRPGSPVDGLADVQTYREIGDVRVIEGVY; via the coding sequence ATGACACCTGTCGCGGACACCGAGTTCGACGCTCACATACGCAAGTTGACGGCCTGGCACTTCGGGGAGGACACGGGCTCGCCCTTCTGGCTGGGGAAGCGTGGGACGCTCGGCTTCGACCCCATCGCCGACGTCCAGGGGATCGACGACCTCACCCGGTTCCCCGACGTCAGTGCCGAGCTGCGCACGGTGCCGGCCCAAGACCTGATCCCCCGGGGCCTGGCGGACCGGTCCTTCCGGGTCTACGACTCGGGCGGCACCACGGGATCGCCCAAGCGCATCGTGGACAGCGGCTACCGGTCGCACATGCTGGAGTGGGCCCGGCGCCGGCTCGTCGAGTCCGGGGTGCCGGAGGGCGGCAACTGGCTGCACCTGGGCCCCAGTGGCCCGCACGTCATCGGTTTCGACGTCGCGCGCTACGCCGCGCTCGGCGGGGGCGTCTTCTACACCGTCGACCTGGACCCGCGCTGGGTCAAGCGCCTGTTGGCCGAGGGGCGCGAGGACGACGCCGACGAGTACGTCCAGCACCTGCTGGACCAGGCCGAAACGATCCTCCGCACCCAGGACGTCGCCGTCCTCAACATCACTCCCCCGCTGTTGGAGGCCCTCTGCGCCCGCGGCGAGCTCTACGAGATGGTGCGCGCCAAGGTCCGGGCCGTGATCTGGGCGGGCACGTCCATCAGCACGGAGAGCCTCCGCCAGATCGACGAGGTGTTCTTCCCCGACGCGGCGGTGGTGGGCATCTACGGCAACAGCCTGATGGGCGTGGCCCCCCAACGGCCGGCCGCGCCCGGCGACCCCCACCCCTGCGTGTTCGAACCGTTCCCGGCCACCACCCGGCTGGAGCTCGTGGACGGCGAGGGGCGGCGGGTCGGGTACGGCGAACGCGGCCGGGTGCGGCTGCACCTGGTGACCGAGGAGATGTTCCTGCCCAACATCCTGGAGCGGGACAGCGCGATACGGGTCGAGCCGCGCCCCGGCTCGCCCGTCGACGGCCTCGCGGACGTCCAGACGTACCGGGAGATCGGCGACGTGCGCGTCATCGAGGGGGTCTACTGA
- a CDS encoding FAD-binding oxidoreductase, giving the protein MTEQTRTPAIPEERVDRLASGVKGEVFTPDDPEYEAELAGFNRIARHRPSLVVAAVDPDDIVDAVRFAAAEDLPIGVQATGHGIAAPAEGGVLVGTRRMNAVRVDPAARIARVEAGARWHQVISAAARHHLAPLNGSSHLVGVVGYTLGGGLGPLGRRYGYAADHVTRIEVVTADGLLRTVTADRNGDLFWALRGGKGSLGIVTALEFRLMPVRRLYGGGVYFPAESAARLFDTWREWTGTVPESMTSSVALLRLPDVPAVPEFLRGRPAAHLRIAFAGSAEEGERLVRPLRAVGPALADTVDEMPYAEVPRIHQDPTEPLPYHERNIVLRDLDREALDTLMAVAGPESPNTDLVVELRHLGGALGRPAAVPNAVSGRDGSFTLATLSPPGSPDRVLGPMARWGTGRRYLNFLAGPDTADAAADCYTPDAYARLTRLKALYDPRNLFRLGHTVPPAP; this is encoded by the coding sequence GTGACGGAGCAGACACGGACCCCGGCCATCCCGGAGGAGAGGGTGGATCGGCTCGCCTCCGGCGTGAAGGGGGAGGTGTTCACACCGGACGACCCGGAGTACGAGGCCGAATTGGCCGGATTCAACCGGATCGCACGGCACCGCCCCTCCCTGGTGGTGGCGGCGGTCGATCCCGACGACATCGTCGACGCGGTGCGCTTCGCCGCCGCCGAGGACCTCCCGATCGGGGTGCAGGCCACCGGCCACGGCATCGCGGCCCCCGCCGAGGGCGGTGTCCTCGTCGGCACGCGCCGCATGAACGCCGTCCGGGTGGACCCGGCCGCCCGGATCGCGCGCGTCGAGGCCGGGGCCCGGTGGCACCAGGTCATCTCGGCGGCCGCCCGCCACCACCTCGCCCCGCTCAACGGCTCCTCCCACCTGGTCGGGGTGGTGGGGTACACGTTGGGCGGCGGGCTCGGCCCGCTCGGTCGCCGGTACGGCTACGCGGCCGACCACGTCACCCGGATCGAGGTCGTGACGGCCGACGGGCTCCTCCGCACGGTCACCGCGGACCGCAACGGCGACCTGTTCTGGGCGCTGCGCGGCGGCAAGGGCTCCCTCGGCATCGTCACGGCCCTGGAGTTCCGCCTGATGCCCGTTCGGCGACTGTACGGGGGTGGCGTCTACTTCCCGGCCGAGTCGGCCGCGCGGCTCTTCGACACCTGGCGGGAGTGGACCGGGACCGTTCCCGAGTCCATGACCTCCTCGGTGGCGCTGCTCCGCCTGCCGGACGTGCCCGCGGTGCCGGAGTTCCTGCGCGGTCGCCCGGCCGCGCACCTGCGCATCGCCTTCGCCGGCTCCGCGGAGGAGGGGGAACGGCTCGTCCGCCCGCTGCGGGCCGTCGGTCCCGCCCTCGCGGACACGGTCGACGAGATGCCGTACGCGGAGGTCCCCCGGATCCACCAGGACCCCACGGAACCGCTGCCCTACCACGAGCGCAACATCGTGCTGCGCGACCTCGACCGTGAGGCGCTGGACACCCTGATGGCGGTGGCCGGGCCCGAGTCGCCGAACACGGACCTGGTGGTGGAGCTGCGGCACCTGGGCGGAGCCCTCGGCCGCCCGGCGGCCGTGCCCAACGCCGTGAGCGGCAGGGACGGGTCGTTCACCCTGGCCACCCTCTCCCCGCCGGGCTCCCCCGACCGCGTACTGGGCCCGATGGCCCGCTGGGGCACCGGGCGCAGGTACCTCAACTTCCTCGCCGGTCCCGACACGGCCGACGCCGCCGCGGACTGCTACACCCCGGACGCCTACGCCCGTCTGACGCGGCTGAAGGCGCTGTACGACCCGCGGAACCTCTTCAGGCTGGGCCACACCGTTCCGCCCGCCCCGTAG
- a CDS encoding AfsR/SARP family transcriptional regulator — protein MLLLEIDRVIEAPRLIQAIWGESPPATARSQIRICVSSLRRQFAAGGVAATIETHKTGYRLRAPAEETDLHLFGDLLARTRAQARVTDRESTVRMFREALGLWRGPIGAGLDSPLLESIALKYHEDRYSALEDCFELELELGNHRKILGELARHVAEHPFRETLAAQLMLALFRSGRTADALALFRKTRRMFCDELGIEPGERLRSIERFILGDATAGPLSNVPAPASHHRSGNPEAAFPALPPQDRIALLEKEIALLREESLRSAWSRS, from the coding sequence ATGCTGTTACTCGAAATCGACCGCGTGATCGAGGCTCCGCGCCTGATCCAGGCAATATGGGGTGAATCGCCACCGGCCACGGCCCGCAGCCAGATAAGAATATGTGTCTCGTCACTCCGGAGACAGTTCGCGGCGGGCGGGGTCGCCGCCACCATCGAAACGCACAAGACCGGCTACCGCCTGCGGGCTCCCGCGGAGGAGACCGACCTCCACCTCTTCGGGGACCTCCTGGCCCGGACCCGCGCACAGGCGCGGGTCACGGACCGCGAGTCCACCGTCCGGATGTTCCGGGAGGCCCTCGGCCTGTGGCGGGGCCCGATCGGCGCCGGCCTGGACAGTCCCCTGTTGGAGAGCATCGCCCTGAAGTACCACGAGGACCGTTACTCCGCGCTGGAGGACTGTTTCGAGCTGGAACTGGAACTGGGAAACCACCGCAAGATCCTGGGTGAACTGGCGCGGCACGTCGCCGAACACCCCTTCCGCGAGACGCTCGCGGCACAACTCATGTTGGCTCTGTTCCGCTCGGGGCGGACGGCCGACGCACTGGCGCTGTTCCGCAAAACGCGCAGGATGTTCTGCGACGAACTCGGCATCGAGCCCGGCGAACGGCTGCGCTCCATCGAACGGTTCATTCTCGGCGACGCCACGGCGGGCCCCCTCTCCAACGTGCCCGCGCCGGCCTCGCACCACCGCTCCGGGAATCCGGAGGCGGCCTTCCCCGCTCTTCCTCCGCAGGACCGGATCGCGCTCCTGGAGAAGGAAATCGCCCTGCTGCGCGAGGAGAGCCTCCGGTCCGCCTGGTCGCGCTCCTGA
- a CDS encoding NAD(P)-binding domain-containing protein: MRVGVIGAGGMGRALARRAALAGAVVLLADRSIGKARKVAAEAAAGAPGAVLASSVRGALSPRLVMLTPDRDESLAFVRDRATALAGKFLVDATAPPLPDAVVTTVTGDLVTAAPAARWVKIFAAADADAVYSGRIDGLPVDMFVASDDEDAKVAVAEMMNLSGLRALDAGTLDKADALDAIACLGRELSDRLLTTEGWGVKFLPDW, encoded by the coding sequence ATGCGGGTTGGAGTCATCGGAGCCGGCGGCATGGGCAGGGCACTGGCCCGGCGGGCGGCGCTGGCGGGCGCCGTGGTGCTGCTGGCGGACCGCAGCATCGGGAAGGCTCGAAAGGTGGCCGCCGAGGCGGCGGCCGGCGCTCCCGGGGCGGTGCTGGCCTCCTCGGTGCGGGGCGCCCTGAGCCCCCGTCTCGTCATGCTGACGCCGGACAGGGACGAGTCGCTCGCCTTCGTGCGGGACCGGGCCACGGCATTGGCGGGGAAGTTCCTGGTGGACGCCACCGCGCCCCCGCTCCCGGACGCGGTGGTCACGACCGTCACGGGCGACCTGGTGACGGCGGCGCCGGCGGCCAGGTGGGTGAAGATCTTCGCGGCGGCGGACGCCGACGCCGTCTACTCGGGGCGGATCGACGGCCTGCCCGTCGACATGTTCGTGGCGTCGGACGACGAGGACGCCAAGGTGGCGGTGGCCGAAATGATGAACCTCTCGGGGCTGCGGGCCCTGGATGCCGGGACACTCGACAAGGCCGACGCTCTGGACGCTATAGCCTGTCTCGGGAGGGAGCTGAGCGACCGGCTGCTGACGACGGAAGGTTGGGGAGTCAAGTTCCTCCCCGACTGGTGA
- a CDS encoding dynamin family protein, translating into MAILEARTELLDALNTLRDRVAAARFPLPLPGAERARRCRNELLAQLDDYLVPRLRAPEAPLLVVVGGSTGAGKSTLVNSIVGRRISDAGVLRPTTRTPVLVCHPTDQHWFAGPRILPRLRRVWTPRRDDRPADGEEPTAVADDDPSTEEADVPPALAVETAESVPTGVALLDSPDIDSLVTANRELAAELFCAADVWVLVTSASRYADAVPWHLLRAAREYDVTLATVLDRVPHQVAAEVSRHYTALLERAGLGDVPCFTVPELPESTRGGCGLLPATAVAELREWLLHQARDPAVRVVAADRTASGVLASLRSRVPELAAAAAAQHAAALRLMRHIEDAYDAVGERVRRQLADGELLAGDALARWRGFPQDSGGDELLDAFCDGLSALLRGAVGDADERAAEAWRREPGAPECGRADELAAERVDIQVRRWRRCLEELAEEESRTADGCPLSAEEVAALLAAAALGGRRARGAGDALAVALGAGVAGRLRDQGDGLLEECLDRVLRGERAYRLAPLKDLDATPGQQVALIAALSVLWRRKRR; encoded by the coding sequence GTGGCGATCTTGGAAGCTAGGACCGAACTGCTCGACGCGCTCAACACGCTGCGTGACCGCGTCGCCGCAGCCCGCTTTCCGTTGCCGCTCCCCGGGGCCGAGCGCGCCCGGCGCTGTCGCAACGAGCTGCTCGCCCAGCTCGACGACTACCTGGTGCCCCGGCTGCGCGCCCCCGAGGCGCCGCTGCTCGTCGTGGTCGGGGGGTCCACCGGCGCCGGCAAGTCCACCCTGGTCAACTCGATCGTCGGACGGCGGATCAGCGACGCGGGGGTGCTGCGCCCCACCACCCGCACCCCCGTGCTCGTCTGCCACCCCACCGACCAGCACTGGTTCGCCGGCCCCCGGATCCTGCCCCGACTGAGGCGGGTGTGGACGCCCCGCCGCGACGACCGTCCCGCGGACGGGGAGGAGCCGACCGCCGTCGCCGACGACGACCCCTCGACCGAGGAGGCGGACGTCCCGCCCGCGCTCGCCGTGGAGACCGCCGAATCCGTGCCCACCGGGGTGGCCCTCCTGGACTCGCCCGACATCGACTCCCTGGTGACCGCCAACCGAGAGCTGGCCGCCGAGCTGTTCTGCGCCGCCGACGTGTGGGTGTTGGTCACCAGCGCCTCCCGGTACGCCGACGCCGTCCCCTGGCACCTGCTGCGCGCCGCCCGTGAGTACGACGTGACCCTGGCCACCGTGCTGGACCGGGTGCCCCACCAGGTGGCGGCCGAGGTCTCCCGGCACTACACCGCCCTGCTGGAACGTGCCGGACTCGGTGACGTGCCGTGCTTCACCGTCCCCGAGCTGCCCGAGTCCACCCGCGGCGGCTGTGGACTGCTGCCCGCCACGGCCGTCGCCGAGCTGCGCGAGTGGCTGCTCCACCAGGCCCGGGACCCCGCCGTCCGCGTGGTCGCCGCCGACCGGACCGCGTCCGGGGTACTGGCCTCGCTGCGCTCCCGCGTCCCCGAGCTGGCGGCCGCCGCGGCGGCCCAGCACGCCGCCGCGCTGCGGTTGATGCGGCACATCGAGGACGCCTACGACGCGGTCGGCGAACGGGTGCGGCGGCAGCTCGCCGACGGGGAGCTGCTGGCCGGCGACGCCCTGGCCCGCTGGCGGGGCTTCCCGCAGGACAGCGGTGGCGACGAGCTCCTGGACGCCTTCTGCGACGGCCTGTCGGCGCTGTTGCGCGGTGCCGTCGGCGACGCCGACGAGCGGGCCGCCGAGGCCTGGCGCCGTGAACCCGGGGCGCCGGAGTGCGGGCGCGCCGACGAACTGGCGGCGGAACGCGTCGACATCCAGGTGCGGCGCTGGCGGCGCTGCCTGGAGGAGCTGGCGGAGGAGGAGTCGCGGACCGCCGACGGCTGCCCGTTGTCGGCGGAGGAGGTGGCGGCCCTGCTCGCCGCCGCCGCCCTGGGCGGACGCCGCGCCCGGGGCGCGGGCGACGCGCTGGCCGTCGCGCTGGGCGCGGGCGTCGCCGGACGGCTGCGCGACCAGGGCGACGGGTTGTTGGAGGAGTGCCTGGACCGGGTGCTGCGGGGGGAGCGCGCCTACCGGCTGGCGCCCCTGAAGGATCTCGACGCCACCCCCGGCCAGCAGGTGGCCCTGATCGCGGCCCTGTCGGTGCTGTGGAGGAGGAAGAGGAGGTGA